One Nostoc punctiforme PCC 73102 DNA window includes the following coding sequences:
- a CDS encoding efflux RND transporter periplasmic adaptor subunit, with translation MLTTLTSGCQKNDPAANAQSPPPLPVKLQKIDAGTIEESSEFVGSLEAQQKVTLQPQTQGRIESILVSSGQKVQQGTPIASLSLDQAQANVASSIAAANSVQAALATAQAEQQQAEAQRTKAAANVQLQRTQFNRTQQLVSEGAVARQESDIARNNLQTAIADLQAAEKQVAASRAAVRQAQANIRQAQASTAAARVSLGFKQVVAPITGVVGEFPVKVGDYVNIGQTITTLTQNDSLDLNLSIPSNRLRQLRMNLPVQLIDPTTQQLIGTGAISYISPNVSSNQQSVLSKARFRNSQGRLRDGQYVQARVIWNRQPGILIPTVAISRVGGQSFVFVTENKTVNGQQQQVVHQRLVRLGDIQGPNYQVIDGLKSGETIVTSGILKLREGAPIQPIS, from the coding sequence ATGCTTACAACATTGACAAGTGGTTGTCAAAAAAACGATCCAGCAGCAAATGCTCAAAGCCCACCACCATTGCCTGTGAAACTTCAGAAAATTGACGCAGGCACAATCGAAGAAAGTTCCGAGTTTGTTGGATCGTTGGAGGCGCAGCAAAAAGTCACGCTACAGCCCCAAACTCAGGGACGAATCGAATCAATTCTGGTGTCGAGTGGTCAGAAAGTGCAGCAGGGTACGCCGATCGCATCTTTGAGTTTAGATCAGGCTCAGGCCAATGTCGCCAGTTCGATCGCGGCTGCTAATTCGGTGCAAGCAGCATTGGCTACTGCTCAAGCAGAACAACAACAAGCCGAAGCCCAACGCACCAAAGCAGCTGCAAATGTTCAACTGCAACGGACACAATTCAATCGTACCCAACAGTTAGTCAGCGAAGGAGCCGTAGCTAGGCAAGAGTCAGACATTGCTAGAAATAATTTACAAACTGCGATCGCAGACCTGCAAGCAGCTGAAAAACAAGTCGCAGCATCTAGAGCAGCCGTCCGGCAAGCACAGGCAAATATCCGCCAAGCTCAAGCAAGCACGGCTGCGGCGCGAGTCAGCCTCGGTTTCAAGCAAGTGGTAGCACCCATTACTGGCGTAGTCGGTGAATTTCCGGTCAAGGTTGGAGATTATGTCAACATCGGACAAACAATCACCACACTCACACAAAACGATTCGCTGGATCTCAATCTTTCTATACCCTCGAATCGATTGCGCCAATTGCGAATGAACTTACCCGTTCAGTTAATCGATCCCACAACCCAGCAATTAATTGGTACAGGTGCGATTAGCTATATTTCTCCAAATGTAAGTTCTAACCAACAGTCAGTTTTGAGCAAAGCCCGCTTTCGGAATTCACAAGGGCGATTGCGCGATGGACAATACGTTCAAGCTCGCGTGATTTGGAATCGACAACCAGGGATCTTGATTCCCACCGTCGCAATTTCTCGCGTTGGTGGACAAAGTTTTGTGTTTGTCACCGAAAACAAAACCGTAAATGGACAACAGCAGCAAGTTGTGCATCAGCGTTTAGTGCGCCTGGGAGATATTCAAGGACCCAATTATCAAGTTATCGATGGGCTTAAATCTGGCGAAACGATTGTAACTTCTGGCATTCTCAAACTTAGAGAAGGCGCACCAATTCAACCAATATCATAA
- a CDS encoding PAS domain S-box protein: MEQMRLCEADPPLESQSFPAVNTQEGGDAASPSEEAFFFERSLDLLSVIGLDGYFKRINPVFSQTLGYSEAEFLASPFLDLVHPDDHSATLREMEKLNTGLPTLYFENRYRTKNGCYRWLAWTASPQIDRGVMYCVARDMTQQKETEAALQRANQELEQRVAERTAQLEQVNTALRESEERNQLAMEVAWMFTFEWEPNLDTIERSPQSASILGLKSPSAQQDTGTSYFQRVHPDDRDRFLAGLQALAPENSTYKITYRFVRPDGQIVILEESGRALFDGQGQLTRIIGMTADVTERQQLEAELQESRATLHRQLTEIETIYQSAPIGLNVLDTDLRFVRINQRLAEINGFSVEEHIGRTIRELLPNIADTVEELLCAILETGEPLLNVEIRGETPARPGVQRVWLESFLPLKDGDRVIGINTVCEDITEQIQVEEALRQSEERFRSMADNALVMVWVTDATGYCTYLSQSWYEFTGQTEATGLGFGWLDALHPEDCAFARETFVSSNTRHEAFRAEYRLRRRDGEYRWAIDAASPWFGADRQYKGYIGSVIDITDRKQAEEALRESEDRLRMAITSAQLGTWDWNLITGELRWDTGCKAMFGLSPDGESSIELFFEGLHPDDRDRLQEIVQAALNPVLGGFYDTEYRTIGIEDKVERWLRAKGQAYYDAKGKPLRFSGTVLNITEQKQAEAQREQLLRQEQAAREAAERANRMKDEFLAVLSHELRTPLNPILGWAKLLQSPLVSSDKLQQGLSAIERNAKQQVQLVEDLLDISRIIRGKLTLSFGAIDLSEPIAAALETVRLAAEAKAIQLEVLLDPSVGQVRGDADRLQQVVWNLLSNAIKFNSTGGWVTVQLTSVDRHAQIQVSDTGKGIQPEFLPHVFELFQQQDSSSTRSFGGLGLGLAIARQVVEAHGGTITAVSAGEGLGATFTVQLPLMPVPSPDAPDYLNNQTLNLENLRAIVVDDEADSLELVKVVLEQEGATVRAVSSATEALRLLTQSQFDLLISDIGMPEMDGYTFIRQVRALPPQFNRDIPAIALTAYVGEMNRHKILVAGFQAHLAKPLYPQRLLDAIATVITP, encoded by the coding sequence ATGGAGCAAATGCGCTTGTGTGAAGCAGATCCTCCTTTAGAATCACAAAGCTTCCCAGCCGTGAACACTCAGGAAGGTGGCGATGCTGCATCGCCATCTGAAGAAGCCTTTTTCTTTGAGCGATCGCTCGATCTGCTGTCGGTCATTGGCCTGGATGGCTACTTTAAACGGATCAACCCTGTCTTTAGCCAAACCCTCGGTTACTCAGAAGCAGAATTCTTAGCCAGTCCTTTTCTGGACTTAGTGCATCCAGATGACCACTCTGCTACGCTGCGAGAAATGGAGAAGTTGAATACGGGCCTACCAACGCTCTATTTCGAGAATCGTTACCGGACAAAGAATGGCTGCTACCGATGGCTGGCATGGACAGCATCACCGCAGATTGACCGAGGAGTGATGTACTGCGTTGCCCGTGACATGACCCAGCAAAAAGAGACGGAAGCCGCTCTACAACGCGCTAACCAAGAACTAGAACAGCGCGTTGCCGAACGAACTGCCCAGTTAGAGCAGGTAAATACAGCACTGCGGGAGAGCGAAGAGCGCAACCAATTGGCAATGGAAGTTGCCTGGATGTTTACCTTTGAGTGGGAGCCAAACCTTGATACGATCGAGCGATCGCCTCAATCTGCTTCCATCCTGGGATTAAAGTCGCCATCGGCACAACAGGACACAGGTACCAGTTATTTTCAACGAGTCCATCCTGACGATCGCGATCGCTTTTTGGCAGGCTTACAGGCACTTGCACCTGAGAACAGCACTTACAAAATCACCTATCGATTCGTGCGCCCGGATGGTCAAATCGTTATATTGGAGGAAAGCGGACGTGCGCTGTTTGACGGGCAGGGACAGCTAACCCGAATCATTGGCATGACAGCAGATGTGACAGAACGTCAGCAACTGGAAGCCGAATTACAGGAAAGTCGGGCAACCTTGCACAGACAACTGACTGAAATTGAAACCATCTACCAGTCTGCTCCGATCGGGTTGAACGTTCTCGATACTGACCTGCGCTTTGTGCGGATTAACCAGCGATTGGCAGAAATCAATGGATTTTCTGTAGAGGAACACATTGGGCGAACAATTCGAGAGTTGCTACCTAACATCGCGGATACTGTCGAAGAGTTGCTTTGCGCTATCTTAGAAACGGGAGAACCGCTACTAAACGTCGAAATTCGGGGGGAAACTCCAGCAAGACCGGGAGTACAGCGTGTCTGGCTAGAAAGTTTCTTGCCGCTAAAGGATGGCGATCGCGTGATTGGTATCAATACCGTTTGTGAAGATATCACCGAACAGATTCAAGTCGAGGAAGCTCTACGCCAGAGTGAAGAACGATTCCGCAGTATGGCAGACAATGCACTTGTAATGGTTTGGGTCACGGATGCCACCGGGTACTGCACCTACCTCAGCCAAAGCTGGTACGAATTCACAGGGCAAACCGAAGCAACGGGACTGGGGTTTGGTTGGCTGGACGCGTTGCATCCAGAGGATTGTGCATTTGCTAGAGAAACATTTGTCAGCTCTAATACTCGTCACGAGGCCTTTCGGGCAGAATACCGTTTACGCCGTCGGGACGGAGAGTATCGGTGGGCAATCGATGCAGCAAGCCCTTGGTTTGGGGCAGATCGTCAGTATAAGGGCTACATCGGTTCAGTTATTGACATCACCGATCGCAAACAGGCAGAGGAAGCTCTGCGAGAGAGTGAAGACCGTTTGCGTATGGCAATCACCTCTGCCCAATTGGGAACCTGGGATTGGAATCTCATTACAGGAGAATTGAGATGGGATACAGGCTGCAAAGCCATGTTTGGGCTATCGCCCGATGGTGAGAGTAGCATTGAATTATTTTTTGAGGGCTTACATCCCGATGACCGCGATCGCCTTCAGGAAATTGTTCAAGCGGCGCTCAATCCAGTATTAGGTGGCTTTTATGACACTGAGTATCGGACGATCGGCATTGAGGATAAAGTTGAACGTTGGCTTAGGGCAAAAGGGCAAGCCTACTATGATGCAAAGGGAAAACCACTCCGCTTCAGTGGTACGGTATTGAATATTACGGAGCAAAAACAAGCCGAAGCCCAACGGGAACAGCTACTTCGACAAGAGCAAGCCGCACGGGAAGCAGCAGAACGTGCCAACCGCATGAAAGATGAATTTCTTGCTGTTCTCTCCCACGAACTACGAACACCGCTTAACCCGATTTTGGGCTGGGCAAAACTACTACAATCACCCCTTGTCAGTTCCGACAAACTCCAGCAGGGGTTAAGCGCGATCGAGCGCAATGCCAAGCAACAGGTGCAACTCGTTGAGGATCTCCTCGATATCTCTCGGATTATTCGTGGCAAACTCACCCTTAGCTTTGGAGCTATCGATTTATCTGAGCCAATCGCGGCGGCTTTAGAAACCGTTCGTTTAGCCGCAGAAGCAAAAGCGATTCAGCTTGAGGTGTTGCTTGACCCATCGGTAGGGCAGGTGAGAGGGGATGCAGACAGGCTGCAACAGGTGGTCTGGAATTTACTGTCGAATGCGATTAAATTCAACTCTACAGGGGGATGGGTGACAGTGCAACTCACCTCTGTCGATCGCCATGCTCAAATTCAGGTAAGTGATACCGGAAAGGGCATCCAACCCGAATTTTTGCCCCATGTATTTGAGTTATTCCAACAGCAAGACAGTTCTAGTACTCGTTCTTTTGGCGGATTGGGCTTAGGGCTGGCGATCGCTCGTCAGGTGGTAGAAGCGCATGGCGGCACCATTACGGCTGTAAGTGCCGGCGAAGGTCTTGGGGCAACCTTTACGGTGCAGTTGCCATTAATGCCTGTACCAAGTCCCGATGCTCCTGATTACCTCAACAATCAAACGCTGAATTTAGAAAATCTGCGAGCGATAGTGGTAGATGATGAGGCAGATTCTCTAGAACTGGTTAAGGTTGTACTGGAGCAGGAAGGCGCGACAGTGCGGGCAGTCTCCTCTGCTACCGAAGCTCTACGGTTACTGACCCAATCTCAATTCGATCTGCTCATCAGCGATATCGGGATGCCAGAAATGGATGGCTACACCTTCATTCGTCAGGTTCGCGCTTTACCGCCTCAATTCAACCGGGATATTCCCGCGATCGCCCTGACCGCCTATGTCGGTGAGATGAATCGACACAAAATCCTCGTTGCCGGATTTCAAGCGCATCTGGCAAAACCGCTCTACCCGCAACGCCTGCTGGATGCGATCGCAACGGTTATCACCCCATGA
- a CDS encoding Crp/Fnr family transcriptional regulator, giving the protein MTTENLLLAALPPDLYKQLKKNMEQVELSYGEILNRPGETIEKVYFPLTCLISVTITMMDGMTVEAGVVGSREMVGINAFMGGRETTQTEYIVQVPGKAVRMKADLLLHEFDTNKSLRDVMLKYTQAYMAQISQNVACNRLHTIEQRMARWLLESSDRLNSDQLFLSHEFLSHMLGVRRASISETASHLQDKGLIQYSRNQIKTIDPQGLEETSCECYGVIKQEYNRLLNFKLEK; this is encoded by the coding sequence ATGACTACTGAAAACCTTCTGCTTGCCGCCTTGCCCCCTGATTTGTATAAGCAGCTCAAAAAAAATATGGAGCAGGTCGAGCTTTCATACGGCGAGATCCTCAACCGACCCGGCGAAACCATAGAAAAAGTCTACTTCCCTCTCACCTGCTTGATCTCAGTCACCATCACAATGATGGATGGCATGACAGTTGAAGCCGGAGTGGTCGGAAGCCGTGAGATGGTAGGGATCAACGCCTTCATGGGCGGTCGGGAAACGACGCAGACTGAGTATATTGTCCAGGTACCGGGCAAAGCGGTAAGAATGAAAGCAGATTTGCTGCTCCATGAGTTCGACACCAATAAGTCGCTGCGCGACGTGATGCTGAAATACACGCAGGCTTATATGGCGCAAATCTCGCAGAACGTTGCCTGCAACCGCCTTCATACTATAGAACAACGCATGGCCCGCTGGCTGCTCGAATCCAGCGATCGTCTCAACTCAGATCAACTATTCCTGTCCCATGAGTTCCTCTCTCACATGCTGGGCGTGCGCCGCGCTAGTATCAGCGAGACCGCCAGTCACCTACAAGACAAAGGTCTCATCCAATACAGCCGAAATCAAATCAAAACCATTGATCCGCAAGGACTAGAAGAGACTTCCTGCGAGTGTTATGGGGTAATCAAACAGGAATACAATCGCCTGCTAAACTTTAAGCTAGAGAAATAA
- a CDS encoding PAS domain-containing protein, translated as MSPELIVNLDMFAQQLQSVQGRLANLYQDTNTAVQPEADLLLAALKELEAASKTLEIATEKLFEQTQKLVNVQARLREEYKRYQDLFEFIPDAYLVSNTQGKIQSANRATATLFNLQQQFLVNKPLVCFIAVEERQAFRCLLSQMHECECDYVQESILHIQPRKCEPFEAAMTVAPIRDVRGQLTGLRWMVRDIHQVSQQPLLALER; from the coding sequence ATGTCACCTGAATTGATCGTGAACCTAGATATGTTTGCCCAGCAATTACAGTCAGTGCAAGGGCGTTTAGCTAACTTATACCAAGATACGAACACCGCAGTACAGCCAGAAGCGGATTTGCTGTTAGCGGCCTTGAAGGAACTTGAGGCTGCTTCAAAAACCCTAGAAATAGCTACAGAGAAACTGTTCGAGCAAACTCAAAAATTGGTAAATGTACAAGCGCGGCTTAGAGAGGAATACAAGCGCTACCAAGACCTATTCGAGTTCATACCAGATGCTTACTTAGTGAGTAACACACAAGGAAAAATTCAGTCAGCTAATCGTGCCACTGCCACACTGTTCAATCTTCAACAGCAATTTTTGGTAAACAAACCGTTAGTCTGTTTCATCGCAGTAGAAGAACGTCAGGCGTTTCGTTGTCTACTAAGCCAGATGCACGAGTGTGAATGTGACTATGTACAAGAGTCGATATTACACATACAGCCCCGTAAATGTGAGCCTTTTGAGGCTGCTATGACTGTAGCTCCTATCCGCGACGTTAGAGGCCAGTTAACAGGCTTGCGCTGGATGGTGCGCGACATCCATCAGGTATCGCAACAGCCTTTATTAGCGCTAGAAAGGTGA
- a CDS encoding IS1 family transposase gives MLCPDCCSSDIIKHGKSPEGKQRYL, from the coding sequence GTGCTATGTCCTGATTGCTGCTCATCAGATATTATTAAACACGGTAAATCTCCAGAGGGTAAGCAACGCTATCTGTAG
- a CDS encoding IS1 family transposase, translated as MDSAQDEVFLKLKNLLEPFGVKKYCTDGWGADERHLPAEKHEIGKRKTQRIEHKHLNLRTRLKRLARKTICFSKTEEMHGLVIGLFINRYEFGLNV; from the coding sequence TTGGACAGCGCGCAAGACGAAGTATTTCTGAAGCTAAAAAATTTATTAGAGCCATTTGGTGTTAAGAAATACTGTACAGATGGTTGGGGAGCTGATGAACGGCATTTACCTGCAGAAAAACATGAGATTGGCAAGAGAAAGACTCAAAGAATTGAACATAAACATCTAAATTTAAGAACTCGGCTTAAGCGACTGGCTAGAAAGACAATTTGCTTTTCTAAGACTGAGGAAATGCATGGCTTGGTTATTGGGCTCTTTATCAATCGCTACGAGTTTGGCTTAAACGTCTAA
- a CDS encoding Dyp-type peroxidase: MDEASLDTFPEEFKQGMVARAELLGDIGANHPDNWVGGLASPDLHAIVILFARDNAERDRCKVEHQQLVAQCEGVEVLSALDLEATPPFNYAHDHFGYRDRLSQPVIEGSGEEPTPGSGAPLKAGEFILGYPDEYGPPANLPQPEILSRNGSYMAYRCLQEHIIEFRDFLRQHGQTPEEQELVAAKLMGRWRSGAPLVLSPDKDDPALAVDMQHNNDFNYATMDPHGYAVPLGSHIRRLNPRDTGANMNRRRMIRRGATYGPPLPEDAPEDGIQRGIAAFAICASLIRQFEFAQNVWVNDKNFHELGNERDPIIGTQDGTLDFKIPKRPIRKTIKGIPAFTTVRGGAYFFLPGLKALRYLASLSSGK, from the coding sequence ATGGATGAGGCATCGCTGGATACGTTTCCTGAGGAGTTCAAGCAGGGCATGGTGGCCCGTGCGGAGCTCCTCGGTGACATCGGCGCGAATCATCCTGACAATTGGGTGGGAGGTCTGGCTAGCCCAGATCTCCATGCAATTGTGATTCTCTTTGCCCGCGATAATGCGGAGCGCGATCGCTGCAAGGTGGAGCACCAGCAACTCGTCGCGCAGTGCGAGGGAGTGGAAGTGCTCTCGGCATTGGATCTGGAGGCAACGCCGCCTTTCAACTATGCACACGACCACTTCGGCTACCGCGATCGGCTCTCGCAGCCAGTCATCGAAGGATCGGGCGAAGAGCCAACGCCCGGTTCCGGTGCGCCGCTGAAGGCGGGCGAGTTCATCCTGGGCTACCCAGACGAATATGGTCCCCCAGCCAATCTGCCGCAACCTGAGATCCTCTCCCGGAACGGTAGCTACATGGCCTACCGATGCCTACAGGAGCATATCATCGAGTTTCGTGACTTCCTGCGCCAGCACGGTCAGACACCGGAAGAGCAGGAACTTGTGGCGGCGAAATTGATGGGTCGTTGGCGCAGCGGCGCACCGCTGGTGCTGTCCCCAGACAAGGACGATCCAGCGCTCGCCGTGGATATGCAGCACAACAACGACTTTAACTATGCGACTATGGACCCGCATGGCTATGCCGTACCCCTCGGCTCCCATATCCGTCGCCTGAATCCTCGTGATACAGGGGCGAACATGAACCGGCGGCGGATGATCCGTCGTGGGGCGACCTACGGGCCACCACTCCCGGAAGATGCGCCGGAAGATGGGATACAGCGTGGCATTGCTGCCTTCGCGATCTGCGCGAGCCTGATTCGTCAGTTCGAGTTCGCGCAGAACGTGTGGGTGAATGACAAGAACTTCCACGAACTCGGCAACGAGCGCGATCCGATTATCGGCACGCAGGACGGCACTCTTGACTTCAAGATCCCGAAGCGGCCAATCCGGAAAACCATCAAGGGCATTCCGGCATTCACCACGGTTCGGGGCGGGGCTTACTTCTTTCTGCCCGGACTGAAGGCGCTTCGGTACTTGGCATCACTGAGCAGTGGTAAGTAA